Proteins encoded by one window of Pempheris klunzingeri isolate RE-2024b chromosome 14, fPemKlu1.hap1, whole genome shotgun sequence:
- the hist2h2l gene encoding histone H2B 3, with product MPDPAKSAPAPKKGSKKAVTKTQKKGDKKRRKSRKESYAIYVYKVLKQVHPDTGISSKAMGIMNSFVNDIFERIAGEASRLAHYNKRSTITSREIQTAVRLLLPGELAKHAVSEGTKAVTKYTSSK from the coding sequence ATGCCTGATCCTGCAAAATCAGCCCCTGCGCCCAAGAAAGGCTCCAAAAAGGCCGTGACCAAAACTCAGAAGAAAGGAGACAAGAAGCGCCGCAAGAGCAGGAAAGAGAGCTACGCCATCTACGTGTACAAGGTGCTGAAGCAGGTGCACCCGGACACGGGGATCTCCTCCAAGGCCATGGGCATCATGAACTCGTTTGTCAACGACATCTTCGAGCGCATCGCCGGAGAAGCGTCCCGCCTGGCGCACTACAACAAGcgctccaccatcacctccagggaGATCCAGACCGCCGTCCGCCTGCTGCTGCCCGGGGAGCTGGCCAAGCACGCCGTGTCCGAGGGCACCAAGGCCGTCACCAAGTACACCAGCTCCAAATAG